In Aspergillus fumigatus Af293 chromosome 6, whole genome shotgun sequence, the genomic window GGCTATCTCATTGCAAGGATGAATATTTTTGCTGCCGCTGATCTTGTcaggtcaaggagcttgaCGGAGGGGTCCGCTCCCCACGGCCCACGGCCCACGGGTAACTCATACTGTGTGTTACCGTTGGCCGTAGCCAGGCTCCGTTGACGCGATCCAGATCGGCTATCCCACTGCCTGGCCTTCGGCTAGCGAGGATGTGGTCTAGCGGTCTATCCAGCAGTCCAACTTCTGGAGCATGAATGAAGCGTACTTGTAgttgaggatctggagtaCATTTTTTCCGTCAGGTTCGGATGGATCCCGGGCCCCAGTTGCGGGTTGGGCATAACTATCCGTACAGTTTgagatcaacaacagcagccgAGCTAAATGCATGCAACGTTATTAATACTTTAACCTAGCTATCCATATGACTCCAATCATTATATCTTCCTCCGAAGGCATATTGTTATTCCATCCATACGAAGCATCAGGAGTGCTGTGCTCCGGTGTTTCCTCCGAATTCCGGCACTTTCGAATTGAAGATAGACCCATCAGGAGTTCAGGCACATCGCCAGTCGGTTGCACTGGCCAAATGAATGCCATGAGATACAGCCACTGATCTGTTGGTCAAAACAGACGGTTAGGCAAATACGAAACCACCAGATCCGGAGTCAATGTCGTTCTCCGAGTACATAGCAACATACAGCATCACTGCGCAGCATCTATTCGAGTATATACTTCTATCCATCGTACCGTAGCCTCCACCCAACTCAACACCAACCAACCAGCCATATTGCATCACCTTAGCTTTGTCAGCAGCATATCATCTAGGAATACCACCGACCAGAATCCCCCTTTTGCCAACCCACTCAACCCACCGGCTATCGTACCCAGCGGAAACACACCCGGCAAGTTTCACTGCCAGCACAACCCAGAGCCCACCGCAGGGAGCAACACACCAAGCCAGACTATCTCGTAAGCGCTATTATCATGGGCAGCGGGGACAGGATGCAAACGACCCGGGAAAGGAATACGGGAAAATAAGCGAAATTCAATCCGGTAGTTAACCAACTTACAACTGAAAGCGGGCAGCTAGATAGATGTTCACCTCCACGCGACTAATCTAGTCCAGACGCGGGAAGAACGAGTCAACGAATGGCCGACAGCGCTGGAAGGGTTGTCATCTATGTGGATGTATTGTAAGACCGCATGGACTCATTAATCGTATACGTGCTGGGTAGCTAAGTAGCATGAGTTTACTTATGACTGGTAAGGAGTTGCTCCAGGGTAAGTTAGGTTACTGTGGGTTCTTTGCTTTAGGTAAGAAAACTGAACAGCCTGGTCCTCCGTTCTATATTGCTGAATACTCTCCCAGCATGCATGGGATGCTCATTTGGTACACCACTCCGTCAGGTAGACCAGACCGTCATATCATAGTGGGGACGATTCGCCAATGTTTTGCTGGAAGCCGGACTACAGTGCTCCTGCGCATTATTTATCAGAGCGCTTTTCCACTGACTGGACCTCCTTTTTCACCAACAGCTACAAGACACCAGTTACAATGCCAATTCGTTGAACTCAACTTTTTGCATTCTAGATAGTACGATGAGGTATAATCTCCCCAAGGAGGAAAGCCAATGATAGCAATCAGGGCGAAAAGGAAATAGCAAAAAAGTTCGAGTACCCGGCTTGCGTCCTGCAAGCACACACATGATCAGAGCCAATTAATGTCcccagaaaaaaaaaaaagaaacacAGCACGCCATGCAATGTATTGACAAAGCaaaacaaaggaaatgaGGTCCAACAATCTACTGGGAGGGAACGGGGCCAGCCGCAATAACCTCCTTGGTGGCTTCGTCTGCGTACTTGGCGAAGTTCTCGTTGAACAGCTTGGCCAGCTTGTTGACCTCGTCGGTGAAGCTTGTTGAGGCGGTCCAGCTGTTCTTGGGGTTTAGCAGCTCAGAGGGCACACCAGGGCAGGTCTTGGGCACGTGGAGGTTGAACACATCGTAGGTCTCGTACTCCACGTTGGCGAGCTCACCGCTGTGGATGGCGTCCAGGATGGCACGGGTGTACTTGAGAGGGCAACGCTTTCCACCAGTAGTGGCGCCGGCACCAACCCAACCGGTGTTCAGCAGCCAGGCGTTGGTCTTGTGCTCAGAGATCTTGTCAGCGAGCATGCGGGCGTAGCGCATGGGGTGCAGAGCGAGGAAGGGCTGGGCGAAGCAAGACGAGAAGGTGGCCTGGGGCTCGGTCACACCGTCTTCAGTACCGGCCATCTTGGAGGTGTAACCCGAGATGAAGTGGAACATGGTCTGCTCGGTGGTGAGCTTGGAAATGGGAGGCAGGACACCGCGGGCATCGCaggtgaggaggatgatgttggaggGGTGCTTGTCCGCAATGCAAGGGATCTTGGCGTTCTCGATGTACTCAATGGGGTAGGCGCAGCGGGTGTTCTCAGTGAGGGTGGAATCATCGTAGTTGACCACACGGCTGATAGGGTCGAAGACGACGTTCTCGAGCACGGATCCGAAGCGGATGGCGTTGAAAATATCGGGCTCCTTCTCGGCGGAAAGGCCAATGCACTTCGCGTAGCAACCACCCTCGATGTTGAAGACTCCGCGGTCAGTCCAGCAGTGctcatcatcaccaatcAGTGCACGCTTGGGGTCAGCAGACAGAGTTGTCTTGCCAGTGCCGGACAGACCGAAGAACACAGTCACATCGCCGTTCTCACCCTCGTTAGCCGAGGAGTGCAGGGTCAGGACATTGTGCTTCACAGGCATTTCGTAAAAGAGAATGGTGAAAAcacccttcttcatctcaccGGCGTACTCGGTACCCAGGATaaccatctccttctcggcGAAGTTGATAGCTACCGACGTAGCTGAGGTCATGCCCTCGGTGAAACGGTTGGCAGGGAAAGAACCGGCGTTGTAGATAACATAGTCAGGGTGGAAGTGCTCCAACTCCTCGGGCGAGGGGCGGATCAGCATGTTGCGCATGAAGAGAGCATGGTAGGCGCGTGCGCAGACGACACGGACACTGATGCGGTATCTTTCATCCCAGCCGGCATAACCATCAATAACATAGATGCGGTTACGAGTGTTGAGGTAGTCAACAGCACGCTCACGGTTGATGCGCCAGACCTAATGATAGTCGATTAGTCATCAGCCCTATCAATATGAGATGTTGGTGATGTAATGCACGTGATCGAAGGTTGAGCCGAGGGCGGGGGGGAATGCGGAGAAAGCTGAAGAATCGACCAGGAGCATGGGACCACAGAAATGCAGGCAAAGCTACAGGTTTCACAAATGCATTTGGAATAAATGCCTCATATACATCTTCAAAGGAGATACGAGGCATTTGAGGCATTTCTCAGAGAACGAGTTGATGTCACCAGTGTGCTGCCAAAAGGCTTGACCTCTTTGGTATGCATGTGCAGGGGACCCCGGGAGTGCTGCGAGAAATCCACTGCAAGGGGCAACAACCGAGAAGAATGCGCGATATAGTGGACTATGCGCGATTTGAAATGGAGATGGATCACTTACTTCAGGTGTCATAGGCTTGTTAACAGGTCCCCACCAGATGTCCTTTTCTGACGACTCCTCCTTAACGATACGCTTATCTGAAGGAGAACGGCCAGTCTTGGCCCCAGAGTATGCAGTCAAGGCACCACTCGATGTGATAGCAGTACCTGTTTCGTAGACAAGGGCATCTTCGTAGAGGGCAGCGACGGAAGGATTGGCAATCTAGGATGATTAGTACGTCGCAAAGAGGGATGCAATTAGGCCGGAGGGGAGACTTACGATTGCGACACGCTCATAGTCAATGTGGGCGTGCTCGTGGAGCTCCTCCTCAAGTTCAGTGTGGCTCTTGCCCGGTCTGGAAGAGATCTATGTCAGTAAAAGAGTGGTCACTTTGTTTGCGTGAAAGTGTGGTGCGATGAGGATAGGCaagaggacgagatggaCACTGAAGCAGGGTGGCAAAGGCACTGGAGGGGATTCACAAGGCAGCAAGGTAGATAGGGGAAGACATAGCAGCAAGGTAGATAGGGGAAGACATACTGAACACCACCGGGGTGCAGAGCAGTGCGATTAACTGATGTGGCAACCATGTTTCTTAGAGAAGTCGAATGATAATTATTATTGCGCTGCTTTGCGACTTGTTGTTGGAAGAAATCAGAGTAGAGAGGACCTGGTTCGGGGCGGGAACCACGGGGTATATGAATGTTCTCAGCAGGAGCCATGCTCACGATGATACAGGTCTCAAGGGCAGTTTCAAGGATCCTCTCCGATCTACTTCTCCACAGTTCCGCGGGTGATGTCGGGGTTGAGGAATGAGTCTGCAGCGATGATGGTTAGCCGTGGAGTGAACAAAAATGCCTCTCATAGACTGTCCGAGTTGACCCGAACCCCAGGTGTGGGCACGAAATGGTTACGGAATAACTGGTCGGGGCCACCAACCAACAAGAGTaaaagaaaatcaaagaCGACGTACTTAGTGCTGCAGGGAGGACTGATCGGGAAGGGATAAATTATTCTTGATGACTCGTGGATAATGGATGATAACGCACGGGTACATGCATCGGGCTGAGATTCAGCGAGGAGTGGGTGAGAAGGGGGAAAAGTGACGAGGCGAGAGTGATGCAGGTACTCAGTACTCTGTAGTAGTTGGTTCTACCAGAAGTTTAGTCAGTACTGTATGGTGAAGGTTTCTCGGGCTCCCAATACTGAGTAATGCAGAGGACGGCTTTGGACTTCATTCCAGCAGCCGAACGCAGCGAATTTATCTGGAGTCTGCACATCCAGAACCAGTCATACAGCTATTACGGTACCTCACCCTATCCCATCCAGCTTGCTGGCAGAGTATATTTCCTTGCTATTTTCTGTCTCTACGCAGTACTGAACTTGAGTCCGTTGACGGTCAAATGGAATTATGACGTTTTGGATGATCAAATAACGGGACAGCCAGGCCTGCTGAGTTCAAGAGGCAAAAGGTCAGGGCTAGTATGGCCCAGATTGCGGGAGTGCAGAGTTATCGGCTAATACCGTATCTTGACGAAATAGCTCTAATCTTGGATAGGGTAGTTGGGTTGATTGCATACATTTGATTATTGTGTAGAGATTTGAGTGGTCCAGAACAACGAAAGCGACAAAGCCATTTCCGAAACCAACTTGAAAAATCCCCTTGTCCTCGTTCAGTTCAACACAACTAGTTCCCTTACCAGCGTGGAAGTAGTTTCATCCTAGAAACCGCAGCAATTGCTTGAGGCTAAATCGACCCGACGCCAAAATGAAAATCATGACGAAATCCCCGAGGAGAGTTTGGGGTCATGATGCCAATCTAGAAGCGAGGCGAACCTCTTAGTCATCGCGAGCCGAGGGAAACCGGTTGCAGAAACCAATCACAAGCTTCGTTTTGACATCCTAACGTCATGGGCAGAAGATATTGCCGCTTGCTCATTTTTGGGTTTTCGCTTCAAAGGATCTGAATTTCAAAAGGGAACCATCCTTGATTATTATTGGTTTTCTGGGTATGCAGAGTACAGCGTAATTGCATCTCACAAGGCTTGCCAACAAACAACTTCCTTGATCTGACGTATCCAAAGACTGTAGCTATTTACTGACGATTTCCTCCGATCATTCTGCTTGCTTCAGTCTCGATGCTAGGGCGAAATACTTGGAACCGAAAATATAGGGGGAAACAATATTATCTCagttgtactccgtagacacAGTCCAGATGAATGTGGAGCAGAAAATCTATAGCACCACGTGAGAAACAAATGCTTCTCTACAAGGATCAACCAAGCCTTCCGAGGACCCCATGATGTTTTCCTCCCCTTCGGGTTAGACTATGAAGCTGAAAATGACCATG contains:
- the acuF gene encoding phosphoenolpyruvate carboxykinase PCK1, translated to MAPAENIHIPRGSRPEPGPLYSDFFQQQVAKQRNNNYHSTSLRNMVATSVNRTALHPGGVQPGKSHTELEEELHEHAHIDYERVAIIANPSVAALYEDALVYETGTAITSSGALTAYSGAKTGRSPSDKRIVKEESSEKDIWWGPVNKPMTPEVWRINRERAVDYLNTRNRIYVIDGYAGWDERYRISVRVVCARAYHALFMRNMLIRPSPEELEHFHPDYVIYNAGSFPANRFTEGMTSATSVAINFAEKEMVILGTEYAGEMKKGVFTILFYEMPVKHNVLTLHSSANEGENGDVTVFFGLSGTGKTTLSADPKRALIGDDEHCWTDRGVFNIEGGCYAKCIGLSAEKEPDIFNAIRFGSVLENVVFDPISRVVNYDDSTLTENTRCAYPIEYIENAKIPCIADKHPSNIILLTCDARGVLPPISKLTTEQTMFHFISGYTSKMAGTEDGVTEPQATFSSCFAQPFLALHPMRYARMLADKISEHKTNAWLLNTGWVGAGATTGGKRCPLKYTRAILDAIHSGELANVEYETYDVFNLHVPKTCPGVPSELLNPKNSWTASTSFTDEVNKLAKLFNENFAKYADEATKEVIAAGPVPSQ